The DNA sequence GGCTTCCACGGCCTCGCCGACGCACGCTTGGGCAATCCACGGAGACGGGCGTGGTTGTGGGTGTGTCCGGTGAAGACCGGTTGCCTGATCAAGTAATTCTGTCATGCGGTTACCCATCTTATCGAGTCGAAAGCCGGATTCCACTCGCTCCCTACCGGCGCGACCCATCGCCTGCCGCTGATCGGGATGCGAAAGAAGGTTGGCGAGAATGTCGGAGTACTGAGCGGCTTCTGAACCAGGGTCACATGGCGCAATCAGCAGCCCGCATTCCTCCGTGACGAGCTCGCGCTGGCCTCCAACGTCTGCACTGACCACCGGCAGCCCCGCCGACATGGCCTCAAAGAGCACCTGCGCGATGCCTTCGTATTTCGACGGAAGAAAGAAGATGTCTGTCGCCGCCATCAGTCGTGCTATTTCTGTCGGCGGAACGGATCCCAAGAGGCGAACCGTGTCCCGAATCCGATAGAACCGAGTGCTGAGCGAAGGTGATCGAGGTCCGGGCCGTCGCCGGCCACCCAGACCTCAAACTCTAGCGAGCGCCGCCGAAGGCGCGCTACAGTGTCTGCGAGTACGAATGGCTGTTTCTGTTGGCAGACGCGCCCTGCAAACAGGATGATCGGCGTGTCTATAGCCACGGCGTGTTCGCGTCGGACTTCCGCGCGGATCGCCGCGTCCGGTCGAATCACATGGGTGTTGACGTTGATGTGGCAAATCTCGACGCGTAAAGGGTCAGCACCTTGCTCCACCATCCAGCGCTTGACCTGCTCAGACGCGGCAATGCTCAGATCGAGCTGCTCTGCGTATCTAACCGCGAAGCGAGGGAATCCGCCATCGTTCCAGGCAGGCTCAACAACATGCAACGAGTCGACAAACGTGACTTCCGGGAACTGACTCCGCAGGTACGGCAGGAGTCGATAACCGAGCTCGCTGTGTACGATCATGACTGTGTCGACTCTGCGAGATCGGATAAGATAGGACAGGAAGCGAGGATAGTCCGCTGGCCGGAGAAAGCGATGCAATGCGAACACGTCGGGCGTATGCGCTGCGAAGAGCGGCATCCACTCATCCGCGTGTTCGCGCGTCGTTGCAACAGTGATCTCCCAGCCTCGCCCTGTGAGTTCACCGAGTAAGTCGATGGTGAACTTTTCGGTGCCCCCCATCGCCAACCAAGGTACCACAAGCAGCAGCCTCGGCTTGCGTTTGTGCAACACATTCGCAGACGGCCAAGGTTCCGGGGTGTCTTCGGGGACTTCGTTGGAGATCCGGGGTGATCTCGGGAAGCGCCCTTCAAGGAGTGCCGAGAACCCCCGGCGCAGGCGCAGGGGGAATCGACGTCTGCGCGCTTCATAGTCATCGCTCTCTTGCGGTTCCGCGTGACCGGCAGGGTATCTGAACCAACTCAGATACTCGCGTACCGTGCCTCCCAGATATCCCGCGTTGGTGCAGCGCCGCAAGAAACTCCAGTTCGCCAAATCCTCTGGGGGTATCTCGTCAAATCCGCCAACCGACGCATGCATCTTCCGACGAAACATGGTCGTGGCCTCGAATTCATTCGGCGGCTTGAACGCCCGCCCCATCTGGAAGCTGCGATTCCACAGGTGCTGCCGCGCTCCGAAGACGACCGTGTATGCCGTCACGAAAGAATGCTCGGGGTGTGCCGCGAGATACCAGTACCACTTCTCCACCGCTGTCGGCTCGA is a window from the Gemmatimonadaceae bacterium genome containing:
- a CDS encoding glycosyltransferase produces the protein MRARAPRTPHVSIVTPFFNNGPEFAATAASVIGQSFQPWEWIIVNDGSDILESTAVLAAYRDGDPRIRVVDHPVNRGLSAARNTGVHHTRADLVLQLDDNILLEPTAVEKWYWYLAAHPEHSFVTAYTVVFGARQHLWNRSFQMGRAFKPPNEFEATTMFRRKMHASVGGFDEIPPEDLANWSFLRRCTNAGYLGGTVREYLSWFRYPAGHAEPQESDDYEARRRRFPLRLRRGFSALLEGRFPRSPRISNEVPEDTPEPWPSANVLHKRKPRLLLVVPWLAMGGTEKFTIDLLGELTGRGWEITVATTREHADEWMPLFAAHTPDVFALHRFLRPADYPRFLSYLIRSRRVDTVMIVHSELGYRLLPYLRSQFPEVTFVDSLHVVEPAWNDGGFPRFAVRYAEQLDLSIAASEQVKRWMVEQGADPLRVEICHINVNTHVIRPDAAIRAEVRREHAVAIDTPIILFAGRVCQQKQPFVLADTVARLRRRSLEFEVWVAGDGPDLDHLRSALGSIGFGTRFASWDPFRRQK
- a CDS encoding glycosyltransferase family 4 protein; the protein is MGSVPPTEIARLMAATDIFFLPSKYEGIAQVLFEAMSAGLPVVSADVGGQRELVTEECGLLIAPCDPGSEAAQYSDILANLLSHPDQRQAMGRAGRERVESGFRLDKMGNRMTELLDQATGLHRTHPQPRPSPWIAQACVGEAVEAMRRMQPRGQVRNEAHTRSFGFSTHALLNRWLSPAYHWGVARGWSWLPAVGKRIRRLLLGSP